GCGCGCCCGATCCCATGCTGCCCTCAGTGAGGGCGAGTTCACTCTTGCCGTGAGCGGGTTCGGCCGCGCCGGAGCCACGACCGGCCGCTTCCTCGATCTGCTGGAGGAACGAGACCGGGGCGAGACCACCGCCTTGTATCCATCGACGGTGACCGGGGTGGCCGGGGCGATGGCGGCACAACTCTCGTACCCGCCCCGGCACGTGGGCAGCGAGAACGTCCTGCGCGTGATGCCCGTGCTGCCGCACGTCATCTCGCTGGCCGAGCACCGCCACGGCGACGGGCACCTCCCACTGACAGACCTGGCCGTCGCCGCGGACACCACCCGCCTGTACGTCGTCTCCCGCTCGCAGCGGCGGGTTGTGGAGCCGATGCTGCCGCACGCCGGAGCCCGGCACACCATGCCGGATCTGGCAAGGCTGCTGTTCGAGATTCCACGCTCCACCCACCCGGCAGTCACCGCGTTCGACTGGGGCGCCGCCGCCTGTCTGCCCTACCTGCCGCGCGCGTGCTACGGCCGAAGCATCCTCGCCCCTGCCCAGTGGCGGATCGACCCATCCGACCTCCCCGGGCCAAAGGCCCCCGCGCAGCAGTGGGCGGCGGCCTGGCAGGCGCTCCGCCACCGCCGGCAGCTACCCTCCACCGTCGCGGTCGCAGACGGCGACCGCCGTCTGCGACTGGACCTGGACCAGACCATGGACTGGGCCTTGTTGCGCTCCCATCTTCAGGCCGCCGACGGGCCGGTCACCGTGGCCGAGGCGCCCAACGGCACCGAACACGGATGGTGCGGCGGCCGGGCCCACGAGATCGTCATTCCGCTGGCTCCGACAGCTCCGCCTGCGGCGTCACCGTCCTTCCTCACCTCCGTCCCACCTCCGGTAGCCGACAGCCGGGCCGGGGGAGGAGTGCTGTTCGCGAAGCTGTACGGCCCGAGCGGGACGGCCGACGACATACTCACCCGGCACCTGTCCGCGCTCCTGACCCGCTGGACCGAGCCGCCGAAGTGGTGGTTCGTCCGCTACCGCCACCCCTGCCCTCACCTGCGGCTGCGGGTCCGTGACGCCGACACGGCGCGGGCCGCCGGTCACCTCGCAGCCTGGGCCGGCGAGTTACGGCAGGCGGGGCTGGCCGGGGAGATCGCCTTCGACACCTACCGACCCGAGACAGGCCGCTACGGTGCGGGGGAGTCCATGAACGCTGCCGAGCATCTGTTCGCCGCCGACTCTGCCGCCGTCCTCGCCCAGCTCGCCTTCCTGGACGCTCACCGGGAGATCCCGCCGCAGGCGCTGACCGCCGCGAGCATGGCCGACCTCGCCGCCGCCATCATGGGCGGCCGACAGGCGGGGCTGGGCTGGCTGCTCGACCACCCCCAGTACGCCGACGGCGCCGGTCCCCAGGATCGTCAGACGCGCGGCCACATGCTCCGCCTCGCCCACGACGGGGCGTTGGAGACCTTGCCGGGTGGCAGCGATCTCGCTGCGGCCTGGGCAGCCCGCACGCAGGCGGCTGCCGCTTACACCGCCCGCCTCACCATCACCGGCAATCTCCCAGCTCCAGCGACGGTGCTCGGCTCGCTGCTGCACCTGCATCACGTCCGCGCCCACGTCCCCGGGGGTACGTCCGAGGCGACGACTTACAAGCTGGCCCGAGCCGTCGCCCTGGCCGGCGCCACACGCCACACCGATCGACAACACCGGGAAGGAGGCCGGTAACCGTGCGGGATACCACGACAGCCACGGCCGCGGCCCTGCGCGCACACGCAGCCACCATCGCCGCCGAACTCGCGGACACCCTGGCCATGCCGCCGGATGTGGACTACGGCGACGACGTACGGCCCGACAGCCCACGCTGGCGCGACCAGTCCTTGTCTAAAGGCGCCGCCGGCATCGCCGTTCTGCACGGCCTGCGTGTCCAGCACGGCCTCGGCGGCACCGAGGCGATGCAGGCATGGCTCGCCCGCGCCACACGCGACGGCCTGACCGCCGGGCCGGGGGCCGGTCTCTGGTTCGGCGCCCCTGCCGTCGGCTTCGCGCTGCACCTCGCCGCCCCTGGACGCTACCAAGGCGCCCTTGCCCGCCTGGACGCCGCCGTGGCCCAGCTCGTCCGTACCCGCCTGACGGCCGCCGCCCAGCGGATGGACGCCGCACGGCGGCCCTCGCAGTACGAGTTCGACCTCACCCGCGGCCTCGTGGGGCTGGGTGCCTACTTACTCAGGCGCGATCCCGGCGGCGCCCTGCTCCGCCGGGTTCTCGACTACCTGGTCAGCCTCACCCGGCCCATCCCGGCGGACGACGCCGCCGGAAGCCGGGCACCAGGCTGGTGGACAGCCGACCTCCCGGCCGGGATGCGCGATTCCTCCTTCGACCACGGGCACGCGAACCTCGGCATGGCCCACGGCATCACCGCCGCCCAGGCCCTGCTCGCCCTCGCGATGCGCGAGGGCATCACGGTCGACGGGCACGCCGACGCCATCGAGACCATCAGCCTCCACTTGGACGTCTGGCGCCAGCCGTCGGCCGCCGGACCCTGGTGGCCCGAGCGGATCACCCTCGACGAACTGGAAGACGGCCGCCCGCACCGGGACGGACCCGCCCGCCCCTCTTGGTGCTACGGCACCCCCGGCATCGCCCGCGCCCAGCAACTCGCCGCCCTCGCTCTCGACGACACTGCCCGCCAGCACACGGCCGAGGACGCCCTCACCCGGTGCCTGGCCGACCCCGCCCAGCTCGCCCGCGTCACCGACCCCGCCCTCTGCCACGGATGGGCGGGAATCGTCGCCACGGCCTGGCACGCCGCAGCCGACGCCACCACCCCCGGCACTGTCCACGGCCTGGACCGGCTGCTGGTCCGCCTCCTCGACCACGCCCACGATACCGCCCCCGATCAAGCAATCGGCCTCATCGAGGGCAGCGCAGGCATCGCCCTGACCCTGCACAGCATCGCCACCGACACCGCCGGCGGCTGGCCCACCTGCCTGTTGATCAACTAGACCGAGGAAGTATCCGTGATCACACGCGACGAACCCGCCCCTGCCTGGCGGCAGGTCAACCTGTCCAGCGACACCTGGCAGGCCGCCGAAAACCGGGCCGTCCGCCATCACCTGCCGCTGCTGGCCCAAGCCGAGGACGACGGAGCGATCACCTCCTGGTGGTTCATCCGAAAGCGGGAAACCTGGCGCCTGCGCCTCCGACCTGCCGCCAACCGCGACGAGGACACCACCACGCTCCTCATGCAGATGGCCGAAGCCTCCGGCCTGAACGCCTACGCCGACGTGGTGTACGAGCCGGAGACTTACCGCTTCGGCGGCAAGCGGGCCATAGAGATCGCCCACCGTCTCTTCCATGCCGACAGCCGGCACGTCCTCGCCCACCTTGCCCGCGCGTGCGGCGGGCCGGATCACCGGCACGAGATCGGTCTGCGGCTGGCCACCCGCATGATGCAGGCGGCCGGCCAGGACTTCTACGAGCAGGGCGACATCTGGACGGCCGTCGCCGAACACCGTGCCACCCACGCCATGGCGCCGTCCGCGTCGACCCAGGCCAGGGTTCAGATGCTCATCACCGCCGCCGACGACAGCCCTGGCAGCCCTCTTGCCCAGACTCCCGCCTGGCCCGCGGCCTATGAGAACGCCGCGAAAGCACTCGCCGACCTCGCCGGCCACGGGGCTCTGACCCGCGGCATCCGCGCCGTCCTCACCGACCATCTGCTGTTCGCCTTCAACCGTCTCGGCATCAGCGCGGAGCACCAGGCCGCTGTCGCCCATGCCGCAAGCCGCACCGTCTTCCACCGCAAGCCGGGCAGCGGCACGGTCCCGCGAGGCTCCGATGTCGCCATTGCTCAGCCCACTACAGTCAGGCCAGTGACCATGGACACCGCCCCTGCACCGACCACTGATCCGCGCGGCCTGCGCGACGCCCTCGTGGCCAAGATCGACAGTCTCGGCACCTTTCGCACGGGGGCCGTCAAGAACGCCTTCCGCACCATCCCAAGGCATCTGTTCCTGCCCGAGGTGGACCTCGCCACGGCGTATGCGCCCAAGCAGGTGGTCACCAAGCGTGCGGCCGACGGCACCGCGGTCTCCTCCGCCTCCAGCCCGAACATCGTCGCCACGATGCTCGAACAGCTCGACGCCGCCCCCGGACAGCGGGTCCTGGAAATCGGTGCGGCCACCGGTATCAACGCCGCCCTGCTCGCCGAACTCGTCGGCGAGAGCGGGCAGGTGGTCACCATCGAACTCGACGACGACCTCGCCGAAGGTGCCCGCACCCACCTGGCCGAAGCTGGCTATGAGCACGTCACAGTGCTGTGCCAGGACGGCGCTCTCGGCGCCCCGGACCACGCGCCGTTCGACCGGATCACAGTCACCGCCGGCGCCTGGGACATCCCGGCCGCCTGGTGGGCACAACTCGCGCCCGGCGGACGGCTCGTCGTCCCCTTGCGCCTGCACGGCAGCGGCCTGACGCGGTCCATCGCCTTCACCCGCACCGAAGAGGACCGCATGGTCAGCACCAACTCGGCGGTGTGCGGGTTCGTCCCCCTGCGTGGCGCGGCCGAGATGGGCGAGATCCACGTCCGACTCGCCGACGACGCCATCCTCAAGATCGACGCGGACGACGAGCCGGACCAGGCCGCGCTGGCAGGTGTCCTCACCTACCCCGCTCACCAGCAGTGGACCGGAATCCACGTGCGCCACGATGAGCAGGCAGCTCATCTCGACCTCTGGCTCGCCACGGTCGATTCCGGCATGAGTTTCGGCAAGCTGTCCATCGGCCCCGCTGCTCGCGACCTCGGCCTGGCCGCCCCCGCTCGCCGCTGGTCCGGTGCCGCCATGTATGTCGACAGCACCCTCGCCTACCTCACGTCCCGCCCCGTCGACGACGACGCCGATGAACTGGGCATCATCACCCACGGTCCGAACGCCGACCAGCTCACCGAGCAGATCGGCGACCTTCTGCACCGCTGGAGCCAGCAGCGCCCAGGCCAACCCCTCATCACGGCCTACCCTGCTGCCACCGAAGACGACCAGCTCGGCGACGGCGCCCGCATCACCCGGCCCGACACCCGACTGACCATCGGTTGGTGAACGGGCCTCGCCTCGCACGGCAAGCAAGGCGCTGAGCCTTTGAGGCGGCGGAACTACCGGACCGCGGCGGCACACTACGAGCGGGCAGCGGGCCGGGCACGGAGATCGTGTCCGGCCCTCGCGCGGTCGGATCACCCCTAACTCTGGCAGGCAAGGGCGGCCCCCGGTTGGCAGTCGCGAGCAACATCGGTGCAGAAAGCGGAGAGTACCGGGGCCGCTCGTCGTACCCTGCCTAGATGGAATCCCGCCGAATGGAGTAGCACCCATTGTGGGTGCCTGCTCCCTGACCAAGAGGCAGGCCAGTGCGCAGTCTCCCTCGTGAACGGGTAGTTCAACTGGCTGGGGCGTTGCTGTTTGGGCAACGCCCCACCCAAGTTGAACCGGACGACCACACGACGGCCTTGTCACACGGGATACGAAGGCGCGGTCTAGGCGCCGGCCGCGGCCGACATGCTGCATGTGATGCTCCGCCCCGACCTCGCGCTCGGGTTCTCCACTGTGGCCGCGGAGGAACGTCCGCACCTTTAGTTCGCGACGCAGTTTCCGAGGACCCGCAGACCGCCGCGCAGACGCTTGCGCTGCTCGCGCAGGCTGAAGCTGTCAGCACCGACACCAAGGTGCATGCGGTGCACCCCGATTGTGACGACGAGCAGGTGCGTACGGAAGTCGCCCGCATACTCACTGAGGTGGGGGCAAGCGTTTCCGAGCCTTCTTCTTTCGCTTGAGGGCAAGCCGCTTACGGCGATGCTCCCACCAGGCGACCCACCAGTTGTACCGATCGCGTGATTCCTTGGGCAGGAGAGATTTCGCGTACACAGGAACAACAAGGACTATCACCAGCAGGAACCCCGCCCACCACGGCATTCCTTCGAGGACATTCTGCAGGATTTCAAACATGACGCGAAGCAGCCTTCGAGGAGAGACGACGGATCCTTTTCTGGCCTCTCGCGCTAGGTTCGCCACTTTCGAATAGACAGAAGGGCGTCGCCGAACGTTACTTCATATATATCTCGATGTCTACTTAGCTTCGCACCGCGAATGCCAATCACGGGGTCAGTCAGCGATGCCGCCAAATCGGCGGGGTACGGGAAATCGGTCCACGTCAGCTCCCACTGATCCCCCTCGCCCCAAAGTCGACGCTGAAGGTTCGGCGCGAACCAGTTGACTTCTCGCTCCTCCACTGGGCGCTCCAGCGGGTCCCAATACCAGTTGCCGATAGCCCACCGCCGCTCAGGGTCCTGAGCAGAGAATCGCGCAGTGAGCCCAGCAAGCAGCTCCTTGGCACTCTCGGTCATAGCGGGAACGGCGCCAAGGTGCTCATTTTCTACATGGGTTAGCGGCTGGTCACACTTCCACGGGCGAAAATATGATTCGTTCTCGCTCGCGTCTTCCACCTTACCCGACGACTTATCCGTGACGACTAATTCTGCGCCTGTTGGCATATGCTTGAGAACGTAGCTCCCGTATCCAGTAAGCCGCTCCAGCCTCAATCCTGGGAAATGGATCGGGTTCGACTTGGTTGGCAGTATGCGCTTTGCAACATTATGAGGGGCATCCGCTATGAGGACCGTTTGGTTCCATCGCGGCGACATCTTGACCGTGTACGAAATGATCTCGCTGGCACCCCAGCTACCGAAGGGATGCGCAGCAATCTGACCTCGGTTGAATATCCCAAGCGCCATGAGGACTCGCAGATACCGCTGTCCTATAGTCGCTGAATCAAGCCCATGAACAGACTTACGGGGAATTCCCGAGAGAGCGGCCTGATAGCTCTCACCCGTGTATGACATCCGGGTGCGTGCAGCACGCTTCTGCGGTGAATTGGACATGCATCAGCCTCTCCCGTCGCCCGGCCAACGCTTGAGTGGCATGCCAAAGATGTGTTTCCTTGCTTGCGCTACAGAGTGGGCGTGCTC
The Streptomyces sp. CNQ-509 DNA segment above includes these coding regions:
- the fxlM gene encoding methyltransferase, FxLD system translates to MITRDEPAPAWRQVNLSSDTWQAAENRAVRHHLPLLAQAEDDGAITSWWFIRKRETWRLRLRPAANRDEDTTTLLMQMAEASGLNAYADVVYEPETYRFGGKRAIEIAHRLFHADSRHVLAHLARACGGPDHRHEIGLRLATRMMQAAGQDFYEQGDIWTAVAEHRATHAMAPSASTQARVQMLITAADDSPGSPLAQTPAWPAAYENAAKALADLAGHGALTRGIRAVLTDHLLFAFNRLGISAEHQAAVAHAASRTVFHRKPGSGTVPRGSDVAIAQPTTVRPVTMDTAPAPTTDPRGLRDALVAKIDSLGTFRTGAVKNAFRTIPRHLFLPEVDLATAYAPKQVVTKRAADGTAVSSASSPNIVATMLEQLDAAPGQRVLEIGAATGINAALLAELVGESGQVVTIELDDDLAEGARTHLAEAGYEHVTVLCQDGALGAPDHAPFDRITVTAGAWDIPAAWWAQLAPGGRLVVPLRLHGSGLTRSIAFTRTEEDRMVSTNSAVCGFVPLRGAAEMGEIHVRLADDAILKIDADDEPDQAALAGVLTYPAHQQWTGIHVRHDEQAAHLDLWLATVDSGMSFGKLSIGPAARDLGLAAPARRWSGAAMYVDSTLAYLTSRPVDDDADELGIITHGPNADQLTEQIGDLLHRWSQQRPGQPLITAYPAATEDDQLGDGARITRPDTRLTIGW
- a CDS encoding lantibiotic dehydratase produces the protein MERQQKVAAIEHTRYFRPQTAAMWRASTYGSDKHLPPWPGEAADAASWRSWLASVWTVGALGEAVTLASPSLADRIDQTLAGQECAVADLRHMATSLARYLIRLRGRATPFGTFAGVGSLRFGDRFRLSWKDDHRLLTRVDAVWLADIIARLEACPSLRERLPVVVNNLAFERGEKLVVPWQPHLATAVRSAGEDVAEVTVRRVPVVHTICQAAGTPVAAGTLAEKTAAEHPGASRDALMSVVGQLMASGVLISSLRALGTCTDPLGWLLSALDAAGAAAVPEVETVHAELRVLHHQMSGHGQVGAGGGKQHRRLVKDRMRALSSVTDQPLAVDLSLDADLVLPRSVAMEAADAAQALIRLTPQPSASTSWREYHHDFLARYGPGTLVPVIELTDSAGGLGYPRHFTVPSSKREFTPRDEALLSLAHQAALDGVSEIVLEEADLERIGPAADSASPVSPADLSVDLRARSHAALSEGEFTLAVSGFGRAGATTGRFLDLLEERDRGETTALYPSTVTGVAGAMAAQLSYPPRHVGSENVLRVMPVLPHVISLAEHRHGDGHLPLTDLAVAADTTRLYVVSRSQRRVVEPMLPHAGARHTMPDLARLLFEIPRSTHPAVTAFDWGAAACLPYLPRACYGRSILAPAQWRIDPSDLPGPKAPAQQWAAAWQALRHRRQLPSTVAVADGDRRLRLDLDQTMDWALLRSHLQAADGPVTVAEAPNGTEHGWCGGRAHEIVIPLAPTAPPAASPSFLTSVPPPVADSRAGGGVLFAKLYGPSGTADDILTRHLSALLTRWTEPPKWWFVRYRHPCPHLRLRVRDADTARAAGHLAAWAGELRQAGLAGEIAFDTYRPETGRYGAGESMNAAEHLFAADSAAVLAQLAFLDAHREIPPQALTAASMADLAAAIMGGRQAGLGWLLDHPQYADGAGPQDRQTRGHMLRLAHDGALETLPGGSDLAAAWAARTQAAAAYTARLTITGNLPAPATVLGSLLHLHHVRAHVPGGTSEATTYKLARAVALAGATRHTDRQHREGGR
- a CDS encoding lanthionine synthetase C family protein, with translation MRDTTTATAAALRAHAATIAAELADTLAMPPDVDYGDDVRPDSPRWRDQSLSKGAAGIAVLHGLRVQHGLGGTEAMQAWLARATRDGLTAGPGAGLWFGAPAVGFALHLAAPGRYQGALARLDAAVAQLVRTRLTAAAQRMDAARRPSQYEFDLTRGLVGLGAYLLRRDPGGALLRRVLDYLVSLTRPIPADDAAGSRAPGWWTADLPAGMRDSSFDHGHANLGMAHGITAAQALLALAMREGITVDGHADAIETISLHLDVWRQPSAAGPWWPERITLDELEDGRPHRDGPARPSWCYGTPGIARAQQLAALALDDTARQHTAEDALTRCLADPAQLARVTDPALCHGWAGIVATAWHAAADATTPGTVHGLDRLLVRLLDHAHDTAPDQAIGLIEGSAGIALTLHSIATDTAGGWPTCLLIN